A region of Salvelinus namaycush isolate Seneca chromosome 9, SaNama_1.0, whole genome shotgun sequence DNA encodes the following proteins:
- the LOC120053617 gene encoding profilin-2-like: MSWQGYVDNLMADGSCQDSAIVGYTDAKYVWASFPGGTFVNITVDEIDIIVGKDREGFFCGGLTLGQKKCSVIRDSLHADGDWTMDIRTKSQGGEPTYNVSIGKAGKALVLVMGKEGVHGGQLNKKAYTMADYLRKSGY, encoded by the exons ATGTCCTGGCAAGGCTACGTGGATAACCTGATGGCCGATGGCAGCTGCCAGGACTCCGCCATTGTTGGGTACACGGACGCCAAATATGTCTGGGCATCGTTTCCCGGTGGTACATTTGTTAACATAACG GTTGACGAAATCGACATCATTGTAGGAAAGGACCGAGAAGGGTTCTTCTGCGGCGGGCTGACCCTCGGCCAAAAGAAATGCTCTGTCATCAGAGACAGCCTCCACGCCGACGGGGACTGGACAATGGACATCAGGACAAAGAGTCAAGGAGGCGAGCCCACATACAACGTTTCCATAGGCAAAGCCGGCAAAG CGTTGGTTTTAGTCATGGGAAAGGAAGGTGTCCATGGAGGACAGCTCAACAAGAAAGCGTATACAATGGCTGACTACCTGAGGAAGTCTGGATACTAA